In Algihabitans albus, the following are encoded in one genomic region:
- a CDS encoding sulfurtransferase TusA family protein — translation MSEATPKSDRTLDAKGMKCPLPVLRARKAMKEVPPGGTLEVLATDPSAPQDFVSFCETTGHELLENRQDGDHFVLRIRKVG, via the coding sequence ATGAGCGAAGCGACTCCGAAGAGCGACCGGACGCTCGATGCCAAGGGCATGAAGTGCCCTCTACCGGTTTTGCGGGCGCGCAAGGCCATGAAGGAGGTGCCGCCCGGCGGCACGCTGGAAGTGCTGGCTACGGACCCGAGTGCGCCGCAGGACTTCGTCAGCTTCTGCGAGACGACGGGTCACGAACTTCTCGAAAATCGTCAGGACGGCGATCACTTCGTCCTGCGTATCCGGAAGGTGGGGTAG
- a CDS encoding DUF423 domain-containing protein — translation MTFWLVTAAVSGFLSVAIGAFAAHGLEGRLPPEALDWLATGLRYQMLHVAGLLTVALLAARAPARSLTLAGSGFLAGTVVFSGLLYVMALTGTRWLGMIVPIGGVSFLIGWAALACYALTRQDRGI, via the coding sequence ATGACCTTTTGGCTTGTGACCGCCGCTGTTAGCGGCTTCCTCTCCGTGGCGATCGGCGCCTTCGCGGCCCATGGACTGGAGGGTCGTCTGCCGCCGGAAGCCTTGGACTGGCTGGCCACCGGCCTGCGCTATCAGATGCTGCATGTCGCCGGACTCTTGACTGTCGCGCTTCTTGCGGCCCGGGCGCCGGCACGAAGTCTGACGCTCGCCGGCAGCGGCTTTCTGGCCGGAACCGTGGTTTTCAGCGGCCTGCTCTACGTCATGGCTCTGACTGGCACGCGTTGGCTCGGCATGATCGTGCCGATTGGGGGCGTGAGCTTCCTGATCGGCTGGGCCGCCTTGGCCTGCTATGCGCTAACAAGACAGGATCGAGGGATATGA
- a CDS encoding glycerophosphodiester phosphodiesterase, translating to MLSYAFLQSNRPLAFAHRGGALEAPENTLAAFAHAVGLGYRYIETDIQATRDGVAVVFHDDDLARLAGRPQSVSELDWSELRHLRVAGEPIPRFDELLAAWPELRINLEPKSDSAVVPMVEAIRNAGALDRVCVGCFQEARVRRLRELLGPALCWSPGPFGVFRVWATGYGLPLGVPDCGALQVPTQFRGIPLVTRNLIRAAHARDIQVHVWTVDERAEMERLLDLGVDGLMTDRPSLLRDVLQCRGVWS from the coding sequence ATGCTCTCGTATGCGTTCCTCCAATCGAACCGTCCGCTCGCTTTCGCCCATCGGGGCGGCGCTCTTGAGGCTCCGGAAAACACACTCGCGGCTTTCGCCCATGCCGTGGGGCTTGGTTATCGATACATCGAGACGGATATCCAAGCGACGCGGGACGGAGTTGCAGTCGTCTTTCACGACGACGACTTGGCTCGGCTCGCCGGCCGGCCGCAAAGCGTGAGCGAACTGGACTGGTCCGAACTGCGCCATCTGCGGGTGGCGGGCGAACCGATCCCGCGCTTTGACGAGCTGTTGGCGGCTTGGCCCGAGCTGCGCATCAATCTGGAACCGAAGAGCGATTCGGCCGTCGTCCCCATGGTCGAGGCGATCCGCAATGCGGGGGCTCTCGATCGGGTTTGCGTCGGATGCTTCCAGGAGGCGCGTGTGCGTCGCCTGCGAGAGCTGCTGGGGCCAGCGCTCTGTTGGTCGCCGGGTCCTTTCGGCGTGTTCCGTGTCTGGGCGACCGGTTACGGCCTTCCGCTCGGTGTTCCGGATTGCGGTGCCTTGCAGGTGCCGACGCAGTTTCGCGGTATCCCCCTCGTTACGCGCAATCTGATTCGGGCGGCCCATGCCCGGGATATCCAGGTCCATGTCTGGACCGTCGATGAGCGTGCCGAGATGGAACGGCTGCTGGACCTGGGTGTCGACGGCCTTATGACCGACCGGCCGAGCTTGCTTCGCGACGTCTTGCAGTGCCGTGGTGTCTGGTCGTAA
- a CDS encoding helix-turn-helix domain-containing protein, which yields MADTRDSAAWAPHPVDAYVGHRLRQRRVAVGLTQDKLAKSVGITFQQVQKYERGTNRIVASRLYELAQVLRVSVDYFFKDFEIEAGRPSDASAADQGEAGFSDVMGERETLSLVRAFHRIGNGIVRRRLAELIRSLGESNRNLC from the coding sequence ATGGCTGATACACGGGACTCCGCGGCCTGGGCACCGCACCCGGTTGACGCTTACGTCGGCCATCGGCTGCGGCAACGCAGGGTGGCTGTAGGTCTGACTCAGGATAAACTTGCCAAATCCGTCGGCATCACCTTCCAGCAGGTCCAGAAGTACGAGCGCGGCACCAATCGGATCGTCGCCAGCCGACTCTACGAATTGGCCCAAGTGCTGCGGGTTTCGGTCGACTACTTCTTCAAGGATTTCGAGATAGAGGCCGGCAGGCCGTCTGATGCGAGCGCCGCGGATCAGGGCGAGGCCGGCTTCTCGGACGTTATGGGGGAGCGTGAAACGCTGTCGTTGGTGCGCGCCTTCCACAGGATCGGAAACGGTATCGTGCGCCGCCGCCTGGCCGAGCTGATTCGCTCCCTTGGCGAGTCGAACAGAAACCTCTGCTGA
- the queA gene encoding tRNA preQ1(34) S-adenosylmethionine ribosyltransferase-isomerase QueA gives MNLNDFDFHLPTKLIAQRPVAPRDAARLLQVDSALTDRGVKELPNLLSPGDLLVFNDTRVIPARLVGRKGAGKVEITLHKQAEPDSWYAFAKPAKKLQPGDRIDFEDGFAAKVVEKGQGGEARLTFDRAGMDLLAALHAQGTMPLPPYIKRTGGADAQDRSDYQTIYAAREGAVAAPTAGLHFTPELLAGLEARGVKRATLTLHVGAGTFLPVKTERVADHRMHTEVGEISPEAAAAINATKADGKKIVSVGTTSLRLLEHVAGEDGQVAPFTGETDLFILPGYRFKLVDRLMTNFHLPRSTLFMLVCAFAGKERMTAAYAHAVAAGYRFYSYGDSSLLDRA, from the coding sequence ATGAACCTGAACGACTTCGATTTTCACCTGCCGACTAAGCTGATCGCCCAGCGGCCCGTCGCACCGCGCGATGCCGCCAGACTGCTGCAGGTTGACTCTGCTCTGACCGACCGTGGCGTCAAAGAGTTGCCGAACCTTCTGTCGCCCGGAGATCTGCTGGTCTTCAACGATACGCGCGTGATCCCGGCACGATTGGTTGGCCGGAAAGGTGCAGGCAAGGTCGAGATTACCCTGCACAAGCAGGCCGAGCCGGACAGCTGGTACGCTTTCGCCAAGCCCGCCAAGAAGCTGCAACCCGGCGACCGGATCGACTTCGAAGACGGCTTCGCAGCCAAGGTTGTCGAGAAGGGTCAGGGCGGAGAGGCACGCCTGACCTTCGATCGCGCCGGCATGGATCTGCTGGCGGCGCTGCATGCTCAGGGGACCATGCCTCTGCCGCCCTACATCAAGCGCACGGGCGGCGCGGATGCGCAGGACCGCAGCGACTACCAGACGATCTACGCGGCCCGGGAAGGCGCCGTGGCAGCCCCGACCGCCGGGCTGCACTTCACACCTGAGCTTCTGGCAGGGTTGGAGGCCCGCGGTGTCAAGCGTGCGACCCTGACCTTGCACGTCGGCGCCGGGACCTTTCTGCCGGTGAAGACCGAACGAGTCGCGGACCATCGTATGCATACCGAGGTCGGCGAAATCTCGCCCGAGGCCGCCGCAGCCATCAATGCCACGAAAGCCGATGGCAAGAAGATCGTCTCCGTCGGCACGACCAGCCTGCGACTGCTGGAGCATGTCGCCGGCGAGGATGGCCAGGTCGCGCCTTTTACGGGTGAAACCGACCTGTTCATCCTGCCTGGTTATCGCTTCAAGCTGGTCGACAGGCTGATGACCAACTTCCACCTGCCGAGGTCGACCCTCTTCATGCTGGTTTGCGCCTTCGCCGGCAAAGAGCGGATGACGGCGGCCTATGCCCATGCCGTCGCCGCAGGCTATCGCTTCTACTCCTATGGCGATTCTTCGCTGCTGGACCGGGCATGA
- the tgt gene encoding tRNA guanosine(34) transglycosylase Tgt: MSVGFEVTARGGAARRGRLTTAHGPLDTPAFMPVGTAATVKGVQPEQVKALGAQMVLANTYHLMLRPTAEVVDKLGGLHRFMQWPGPILTDSGGFQVMSLAKLRKLEESGVTFKSHVDGTEHRLTPERAVEIQDLLDSTITMVLDECTAWPATQAEAASSMELSMRWAARCRDAFRQREGYGLFGIVQGSVYPDLRERSARALIDIGFDGYAVGGLAVGEPHQEMLQILETTVPQLPEDRPRYLMGVGKPQDIVEAVWRGVDMFDCVLPTRCGRTGLAFVRRGKVVMKNARHREDPRPLDETCACPACAGGFSRGYLHHLFRTEEMLGPILMTLHNLTHYQTLMAELRAAIEADCLEEYRAWFQAEQAKGDIPPL, from the coding sequence ATGAGCGTCGGTTTCGAGGTGACAGCCCGCGGGGGCGCGGCGCGGCGCGGAAGGCTGACCACCGCGCATGGACCGCTGGACACCCCGGCCTTCATGCCGGTCGGCACGGCAGCCACGGTCAAGGGCGTTCAACCGGAACAGGTCAAGGCGCTGGGCGCGCAAATGGTGCTGGCCAACACCTACCATCTGATGCTGCGCCCGACCGCCGAGGTGGTCGATAAGCTGGGTGGCCTGCATCGCTTCATGCAATGGCCGGGGCCGATCCTGACCGACTCGGGCGGGTTTCAGGTCATGTCCCTGGCGAAGCTGCGCAAACTGGAAGAGTCGGGGGTTACCTTCAAGTCTCACGTCGACGGGACCGAACACCGCCTGACGCCCGAGCGGGCTGTCGAGATCCAGGACCTGCTCGATTCCACGATCACGATGGTGCTGGACGAGTGTACGGCTTGGCCGGCAACGCAGGCGGAGGCGGCAAGCTCCATGGAGCTGTCCATGCGCTGGGCGGCCCGCTGCCGTGATGCCTTCCGCCAACGCGAAGGCTACGGCCTGTTCGGGATTGTCCAGGGCAGCGTTTATCCCGACCTGCGCGAGCGCTCGGCCCGAGCCTTGATCGATATCGGCTTCGACGGCTATGCCGTGGGCGGCTTGGCCGTCGGCGAACCGCATCAGGAGATGCTGCAAATCCTGGAAACGACGGTGCCGCAGCTGCCCGAGGACCGTCCGCGGTACCTGATGGGGGTGGGCAAGCCCCAGGACATCGTCGAAGCGGTTTGGCGGGGCGTCGACATGTTCGACTGCGTGCTGCCGACCCGCTGCGGACGCACGGGCCTTGCCTTCGTCCGGCGCGGCAAGGTGGTCATGAAAAACGCCCGTCATCGCGAAGACCCACGGCCACTTGACGAGACTTGCGCCTGCCCGGCCTGTGCCGGCGGCTTCTCGCGCGGGTACCTGCATCATCTCTTCCGCACGGAAGAGATGCTTGGGCCGATCCTCATGACGCTGCACAATCTCACCCACTATCAGACCCTGATGGCCGAGCTGCGAGCCGCCATCGAAGCCGACTGTCTGGAGGAGTACAGAGCGTGGTTCCAGGCCGAACAGGCCAAGGGCGACATCCCGCCCCTTTAG
- the queG gene encoding tRNA epoxyqueuosine(34) reductase QueG, with protein MVPGRTGQGRHPAPLGDAARDTRAAIREQALAIGFDAVGFAPAATSQAAKQGLTDFLSQGWHGDMGWMAETAERRADPRSLWPHARSVIVLAMNYGPAEDPLDLLRQPKRGNVSVYARNRDYHDTLKKRLKRLARGLVEREGCQVKVFVDTAPVMEKPLAQAAGLGWQGKHTNLLSRELGNWLFLGSIFTDLELAPDTPELDHCGSCNACLDACPTAAFPAPYRLDARRCISYLTIEHKGHIDRALRVALGNRIYGCDDCLAVCPWNKFAQRSAEPDFLPRAELTAPRLADLAALDDTGFRHVFSGSPIKRIGRDRFLRNVLIAIGNSNAAELVATLRPLLDDPSPLVRAMAVWALGRLDTIAFMEERNARIDAESDPAVSAEWSSPDRGSAG; from the coding sequence GTGGTTCCAGGCCGAACAGGCCAAGGGCGACATCCCGCCCCTTTAGGCGATGCCGCGCGTGACACGAGAGCCGCGATCCGCGAGCAGGCCCTGGCGATCGGCTTCGACGCCGTCGGTTTCGCGCCAGCCGCCACCTCGCAAGCCGCCAAGCAGGGCCTGACCGACTTCCTCTCCCAGGGCTGGCACGGCGACATGGGCTGGATGGCGGAAACGGCGGAGCGCCGTGCCGATCCGCGGTCGCTCTGGCCGCACGCGCGCTCGGTGATCGTTCTGGCGATGAACTACGGTCCGGCAGAAGATCCCCTGGATCTGCTGCGCCAACCCAAACGTGGCAATGTCTCCGTCTACGCTCGCAATCGCGACTATCACGATACCCTGAAAAAGCGGCTGAAACGTCTGGCACGCGGGCTGGTCGAGCGCGAAGGCTGCCAGGTCAAGGTCTTCGTCGACACCGCGCCCGTCATGGAAAAACCTCTGGCCCAGGCCGCAGGACTGGGCTGGCAGGGCAAACACACCAACCTGCTGTCGCGTGAACTCGGCAACTGGTTGTTCCTGGGCAGCATCTTTACCGATCTGGAGCTAGCGCCCGATACCCCGGAACTAGACCACTGCGGCTCCTGCAACGCCTGTCTGGACGCCTGCCCAACGGCGGCCTTTCCCGCGCCCTATCGGCTCGACGCCCGGCGCTGCATCTCCTATCTGACCATTGAGCACAAGGGCCATATCGATCGCGCGTTGCGCGTCGCCCTTGGCAACCGAATCTACGGCTGCGACGACTGTCTGGCGGTCTGTCCCTGGAACAAGTTCGCGCAGCGCAGCGCCGAGCCGGACTTCCTGCCGCGCGCCGAACTGACGGCTCCCCGCTTGGCCGACCTCGCCGCACTCGACGATACCGGCTTCCGTCACGTCTTCTCCGGCAGCCCGATCAAGCGGATCGGGCGTGACCGATTCCTGCGTAACGTCTTGATCGCTATCGGCAATTCCAATGCAGCCGAGCTGGTCGCCACTTTGCGTCCTCTGCTCGACGATCCCTCTCCGCTGGTCCGCGCCATGGCGGTCTGGGCGCTCGGCCGCCTCGACACTATCGCCTTCATGGAGGAGAGAAACGCACGCATCGACGCCGAAAGCGACCCGGCCGTCAGCGCCGAATGGTCAAGCCCTGACCGGGGATCGGCGGGATGA
- a CDS encoding nucleoside recognition domain-containing protein, protein MNLVFFALVAIAFAVAAVRQLLWNAGGLDEVAPMALLTDEMIAAARASVELAIGLVGVMALFLGLMKVAEQGGLLVIIAKTVRPLMTRLFPDVPPNHPAMGAMILNISANVLGLGNAATPFGIRAMQELDKLNPHKGTATNAMALFLAINTSSVTLLPTGVIALRASLGSTEPAAIVPTTLVATLCSTIVAIVVAKSLQRFFATPSPDPEVEAAEQASGAAAAERSEIPGDIPDAPAGSDEAYPLRVSLLVLLGVATLVPLTVLYGREISPWIVPALMVGLLGFGMAKGVRVYECFVEGAKDGFQVALKIIPYLVAILVAVAMFRASGALEALVVAIGSVTDPLGLPAEAVPMALLRPLSGSGAYGVMTSIMQDPATGPDTYVGFLVSTLQGSTETTFYVLAVYFGAVQIRRIRHALAAGISADIAGVIAAVAIVGLLFGAL, encoded by the coding sequence ATGAATCTCGTCTTTTTCGCCCTGGTCGCAATCGCCTTTGCCGTCGCGGCAGTGCGGCAGCTTCTCTGGAACGCCGGCGGGCTGGATGAAGTGGCGCCCATGGCGCTTCTCACCGACGAGATGATCGCCGCCGCCCGCGCCTCGGTCGAACTGGCGATCGGACTGGTCGGTGTCATGGCGCTGTTCCTCGGCCTGATGAAGGTGGCCGAGCAAGGCGGCCTGCTCGTGATCATCGCCAAGACCGTGCGGCCGCTGATGACTCGTCTGTTTCCCGATGTGCCGCCGAACCACCCGGCCATGGGCGCCATGATCCTCAACATCTCGGCCAATGTGCTGGGTCTGGGCAATGCGGCCACACCCTTCGGCATTCGCGCGATGCAGGAGCTGGACAAGCTCAACCCGCACAAGGGCACGGCGACCAACGCCATGGCGCTGTTTCTCGCGATCAATACCTCCTCGGTCACGCTGCTGCCGACCGGTGTGATCGCCCTGCGCGCTTCACTGGGTTCGACCGAGCCAGCCGCCATCGTACCCACCACCCTGGTCGCCACCCTCTGCTCGACCATCGTTGCCATCGTTGTCGCCAAGTCTCTGCAGCGCTTCTTTGCAACACCGTCGCCGGACCCCGAGGTCGAAGCGGCCGAGCAGGCAAGCGGCGCGGCCGCCGCGGAGAGATCGGAAATCCCGGGCGATATACCCGATGCGCCGGCAGGATCGGACGAAGCCTATCCGCTCCGGGTCTCTCTGCTGGTCCTGCTCGGCGTCGCCACGCTGGTGCCACTCACGGTTCTCTATGGCCGTGAGATCTCGCCCTGGATCGTGCCGGCGCTGATGGTCGGCCTACTCGGCTTCGGCATGGCCAAGGGGGTCCGGGTGTACGAGTGCTTCGTCGAGGGTGCCAAGGACGGTTTTCAGGTCGCGCTCAAGATCATTCCCTATCTGGTCGCGATTCTGGTGGCGGTCGCCATGTTCCGGGCAAGCGGTGCTCTGGAGGCACTGGTCGTCGCCATCGGGTCCGTGACCGACCCTCTTGGCCTGCCGGCCGAAGCGGTGCCCATGGCGCTCCTGCGTCCCCTGTCCGGCTCCGGCGCCTATGGGGTCATGACGTCGATCATGCAGGACCCGGCGACGGGACCCGATACCTACGTCGGGTTCCTGGTCTCCACTCTGCAGGGCTCGACCGAGACGACTTTCTATGTGCTGGCCGTTTACTTTGGTGCGGTGCAGATCCGGCGCATCCGCCATGCCCTCGCCGCCGGCATCTCCGCCGACATCGCGGGCGTGATCGCCGCCGTCGCCATCGTCGGACTGCTGTTCGGCGCGTTGTGA
- a CDS encoding DUF1491 family protein: MQQEDDTRIPTHLWVMAQVRRCNDGGQPAYVLRKGERMSGLVLVKLALLDGTAKVLVQQRDLDGRLGWMLAKGDGPIAEPEADAYIARTIDRDPDLWVVEVEARDGLNPFEGTAI, encoded by the coding sequence ATGCAGCAGGAGGACGACACGCGGATCCCGACCCATCTCTGGGTCATGGCCCAGGTGCGCCGCTGCAACGACGGTGGCCAGCCTGCCTATGTGCTCCGCAAGGGCGAACGCATGAGCGGCCTGGTACTGGTGAAGCTCGCCTTGCTCGACGGCACCGCCAAGGTCCTTGTCCAACAGCGCGATCTCGACGGCCGGCTCGGCTGGATGCTCGCCAAGGGCGACGGCCCGATCGCGGAGCCAGAAGCCGATGCCTATATCGCCCGTACCATCGACCGGGACCCCGACCTCTGGGTTGTCGAGGTCGAGGCGCGCGACGGCTTGAACCCCTTCGAGGGGACAGCGATTTGA
- a CDS encoding tetratricopeptide repeat protein, which yields MLPRPQTKAKTALARAQMALAAGDLPGAEAILSRHLQRKPKDAEALALAGVIALQRGATGEAQRRLRRAAKLRPDDAALLTNLGIAEEAAGEPDAAVASLTRACALRPDFAQALYNLGILLRRLERPTEAAEALARASNLEPGHGKAKSALAGALLDAGRSDEALTAAEHALETSDGEDIRLTAGLAAKTLGRWKQAALHLEQAGQRPEALLELAHCRQEAGESTAAQTAYRAALALDPSLYAAAVKRLVSAAKGELPLRPAALRAWLLG from the coding sequence ATGCTCCCTCGCCCCCAGACAAAGGCGAAGACCGCCCTCGCCCGTGCCCAGATGGCTTTAGCCGCCGGCGACCTACCGGGCGCAGAGGCGATCTTGAGCCGGCATCTGCAGCGCAAGCCGAAAGACGCCGAAGCGTTAGCCCTGGCCGGCGTGATAGCGCTCCAGCGCGGTGCGACCGGGGAAGCGCAGCGCCGCCTGCGCCGGGCAGCCAAATTGCGACCCGACGATGCCGCATTGCTCACCAACCTGGGTATCGCCGAAGAGGCGGCCGGGGAGCCCGACGCAGCCGTCGCGAGTTTGACCCGAGCTTGCGCTCTGCGCCCCGACTTCGCACAGGCGCTCTATAACCTCGGCATCCTCTTGCGCCGGTTGGAGCGGCCCACTGAGGCGGCTGAGGCCCTGGCGCGAGCCAGCAACCTGGAGCCCGGTCACGGTAAAGCCAAGTCGGCCCTGGCCGGTGCCTTGCTCGATGCCGGCCGGTCCGATGAGGCGCTGACCGCAGCCGAACATGCCTTGGAGACGAGCGACGGCGAAGATATCCGCCTGACCGCAGGACTCGCCGCCAAGACGCTGGGGCGGTGGAAACAGGCTGCGCTGCATCTCGAGCAAGCCGGACAGCGGCCCGAGGCGCTGTTGGAGCTGGCCCACTGCCGGCAGGAAGCCGGCGAATCGACGGCGGCTCAAACCGCCTATCGCGCCGCCCTCGCTCTCGATCCGAGCCTCTATGCCGCAGCGGTCAAACGGCTGGTCTCCGCCGCCAAGGGAGAGCTGCCGCTGCGTCCCGCCGCGCTACGCGCCTGGCTCCTCGGCTAG
- a CDS encoding ABC transporter permease, producing MARSRKPSFRAEDMTRWAVKGYLVIFFGYMFLPLIFMFVAAFNEPGIPRAIPFEGLTFHWFERLFDNAQIWAAVVNSLIIGAGVVALSITLGLSGALLLTRLKTRGRTFLYGVLVSPLLTPGIILGISTLVFWNNLGVPGGLLLAILAQATFISAYCMLLFMARLQRFDHALEEAALDLGASHRQVFWKITLPFLRPTIFTAAVLAFLQSFENFNTTVFAIGGETTLTIQLASMARLSLTPEVNALAVIFIVLTVVAAIALEMKRRAERAEEERRIEAAKRADAEMTSGLDRGRDGSPALQPQGQPQPQPAQ from the coding sequence ATGGCGCGATCCAGGAAGCCGAGCTTTCGGGCCGAGGACATGACCCGTTGGGCCGTCAAGGGTTACCTGGTGATCTTCTTCGGCTACATGTTCCTGCCGCTGATCTTCATGTTCGTGGCGGCTTTCAACGAACCGGGCATCCCGCGGGCCATTCCCTTCGAGGGACTGACCTTCCACTGGTTCGAGCGGCTCTTCGACAACGCCCAGATCTGGGCTGCCGTGGTGAACTCCCTCATCATCGGTGCCGGCGTCGTCGCCCTGTCGATCACGCTGGGACTGTCCGGGGCTCTGCTGCTGACTCGCCTTAAGACGCGCGGCCGGACGTTCCTGTACGGCGTTCTGGTCTCGCCGCTGCTGACCCCGGGCATCATCCTCGGCATCTCGACCCTGGTGTTCTGGAACAATCTCGGCGTTCCTGGCGGGCTTCTTTTGGCGATTCTGGCGCAGGCGACCTTCATCTCGGCTTACTGCATGCTGCTCTTCATGGCACGGCTCCAGCGCTTCGATCATGCGCTGGAGGAGGCCGCGCTCGATCTCGGTGCCTCCCATCGTCAGGTCTTTTGGAAGATCACTCTGCCGTTCCTGCGTCCGACGATCTTCACGGCGGCGGTGCTTGCCTTCCTGCAGTCCTTCGAGAACTTCAACACGACGGTCTTCGCAATCGGGGGTGAGACCACGCTGACCATTCAGCTCGCCTCCATGGCGCGCCTCAGCCTGACGCCGGAGGTCAACGCCTTGGCGGTGATCTTCATTGTCCTTACGGTGGTCGCCGCCATTGCCCTGGAGATGAAGCGCCGGGCGGAGCGGGCGGAGGAGGAACGGAGGATCGAGGCGGCCAAGCGCGCGGACGCCGAGATGACCTCGGGCCTGGACCGAGGTCGCGACGGGTCGCCGGCGCTCCAGCCTCAGGGCCAACCTCAGCCTCAGCCGGCGCAGTAG
- a CDS encoding ABC transporter permease — translation MQAVQDFVRRYGGVMTAYIFLGCGIWMVGMIVLPQLLMLEKSLTYSDPAASARAAQIQANTDRLFVEITRAERAVGRLRTRIEALEAGEPDPEVQRGGATLLNPFASGTRQQAAAATPEALRAEIVDLEVQIDGNRLVIAENDRSLEQARLAAAPQYGLANYRELVENDLNRSIFLKTIWASVLVTLICLIVCYPIAFYLAKAAPGEQAALLMLALIVPYWINEILRTFAWLMLLSDGGVINELLLALGVIGEPIRWRQGNGAVIIGMTYAYILFMIFPIYNTIDTLDRNQIEAARDLGAPWWRIHLRVVIPHAKPGIAVGCIMTFMLAAGSYAVPLILGGTTSKWFTEVIYDAFNEGNDWGLGSAYAFTLLTTCIVFILVMMRLFKVSLQDIAK, via the coding sequence ATGCAGGCCGTTCAGGATTTCGTCCGCCGCTATGGCGGCGTCATGACCGCCTACATCTTCCTCGGGTGCGGCATCTGGATGGTCGGCATGATCGTCCTGCCGCAGCTTCTGATGCTGGAGAAGTCGCTGACCTACAGCGACCCGGCCGCCAGCGCGCGTGCGGCGCAGATCCAGGCGAATACGGACCGCCTCTTCGTAGAGATTACACGCGCCGAACGCGCCGTCGGCAGGCTGCGGACGCGGATCGAGGCCCTCGAGGCGGGCGAACCCGATCCCGAGGTTCAGCGCGGCGGCGCGACGCTGCTAAATCCCTTCGCCTCCGGCACTCGGCAGCAGGCGGCAGCGGCCACACCTGAGGCTCTGCGCGCGGAGATCGTCGACCTTGAGGTACAGATCGACGGCAATCGCCTTGTCATTGCCGAAAACGATAGGAGCCTGGAACAGGCGCGGCTGGCCGCTGCGCCGCAGTACGGTCTCGCCAATTACCGGGAACTGGTCGAAAACGATCTGAACCGCTCGATCTTCCTGAAGACGATCTGGGCCTCGGTGCTGGTGACCCTGATCTGTCTGATCGTCTGCTACCCGATCGCCTTCTATCTGGCGAAGGCTGCGCCCGGCGAACAGGCCGCCTTGCTGATGCTGGCGTTGATCGTGCCTTACTGGATCAATGAGATCCTGCGTACCTTCGCCTGGCTTATGCTGTTGTCCGATGGAGGCGTGATCAACGAACTGCTTCTGGCGCTGGGTGTGATCGGCGAGCCGATCCGATGGCGTCAGGGCAACGGCGCCGTGATCATCGGCATGACCTACGCCTACATCCTCTTCATGATCTTTCCGATCTACAATACCATCGACACGCTGGATAGGAACCAGATCGAGGCGGCGCGCGATCTGGGGGCGCCCTGGTGGCGCATTCACCTGCGCGTGGTGATCCCCCACGCCAAGCCTGGCATTGCCGTCGGTTGCATCATGACCTTCATGTTGGCGGCGGGCTCCTATGCCGTCCCTCTGATCCTCGGCGGCACGACTTCCAAGTGGTTCACCGAGGTGATCTACGACGCCTTCAACGAGGGCAACGACTGGGGCCTCGGCTCGGCCTATGCCTTCACGCTGCTGACCACCTGCATCGTTTTCATTCTCGTCATGATGCGTCTGTTCAAGGTCAGCCTGCAGGACATCGCGAAGTAG